In the Eriocheir sinensis breed Jianghai 21 unplaced genomic scaffold, ASM2467909v1 Scaffold886, whole genome shotgun sequence genome, one interval contains:
- the LOC126994814 gene encoding uncharacterized protein LOC126994814: protein MPLISSFKQRDASQTPVKKTIRFNFQNLNTFVKIRELYCAYDYCKYGFRLSSIRPELDRRKERTVKPQKGSAKDAVKKHNTRHQQTVGAARCAQMNTTTEGKSPKGILKKEKMPRSTCPRHVWFNLGNLRAPVKERELYRGHDTFRYAAPLQVTQPPNFTLRPHQQPVRSASNSLRGAPRHLGRPTQQSNDSFQQNSGWYAAHNYTNSRHSQHRQHNASSHVPPRYETRHFYEGQTHRGTNSRSRSRAKRGAKPSGGEFL from the exons atgccccttatcagcagcttcaaacagcgggatgcatctcaaactccggtcaagaaaactatcaggttcaacttccaaaacctgaacactttcgtcaaaattcgtgagctgtactgtgcctacgactactgcaa gtatggcttccgtctctccagcattcgtcctgagctggacaggcgaaaggagagaacagtgaagccacagaaagggtcagcaaaggacgcggtaaagaaacacaacacacgacaccagcaaacagttggagcagctcgctgtgcacaaatgaataccactactgaagggaagtctcctaaaggtatcctgaagaaagaaaagatgccacggtccacctgtccaagacACGTGTggttcaaccttggtaacctccgcgcccccgtcaaggaacgtgagctgtaccgtggccacgacaccttcagatacgccgcgccgctccaagtcactcagcctcccaactttaccttgaggcctcaccagcagcccgttagatccgcctctaactcgctgcgtggcgcacctcggcacctcgggaGGCCGACACAGcagagcaacgactccttccagcaaaacagtggctggtatgctgcacacaactacaccaacagccgccactcacagcaccgccagcacaacgccagcagccacgtcccgccaagatacgaaacaaggcatttctacgagggacagacacatcggggcaccaactcccgcagcagaagtcgcgccaagagaggcgcaaagccgagtggtggcgagtttctgtga